AAGCGATTGTATTTGCAACAAGAAATCATAAAGAAATTATACGAGATCCATTAACGCTACTTTTCGGTATTGGCTTACCAATAGTACTGATGGGATTATTTTCTGTCATGCAAAAAAATATCCCGTTTGGGTTATATGAAATCAACAATCTAACGCCAGGCGTAATTGTTTTTAGTTTTTCATTCCTCACACTTTTCTCGGGTATGTTACTCGGGAGAGATAAAAGTACCTCATTTTTAATGCGTATCTTTGCTTCTCCGATGGTCGCAGTGGATTATATTGTCGGGTATGTTTTACCTTTATTGCCGATTGCCATTTTACAAATTGTTTTCTGTTTATTAACAGCAGGGTTTCTAGGTTTAACATTGGATTTCTATACGTTACTGTTAGTAGTCGTGCTACTTATTATTTCCTTACTATATATTGGAATTGGGTTGCTACTAGGGACATTATTTACAGATAAACAAGTTGGTGGCTTATTCGCAATATTTGTAAACATTGCTACTTGGTTAAGTGGTACATGGTTTGAGCTAGATATGATTGGAGGTACAGTGCAAAAGATAGCGAACTTCCTTCCATTTGCTTATGCGGTGGATGCTGCACGAGATGTGCTAAATGGACATTATGAAGATGCCATCCTACCCCTATCTGTTGTCATTGTTTATACGTTCTTCACGTTTATTATTGTCAATTTAGCGTTTAAGCAAAAAATGCGAGCGCATTTTTAATTAAATTTTAAAGTAGGGATTTTGGAAGACAGCTCGAATGTTTATATAGAAAGGGGGAGAGAGTATGTCATGTTTACCAATTATTGTAGCACCAATGTTTTTAATTTCGAATCCAGCGATGGTCATCGAGGCAAGTCGGGCAGGGGCTATTGGTTCGTTTCCACTATTAAATGCAAGACCCGTTTCAACTTGCGCAGACTGGCTTCAAGAGATTAAAGAGGCGTTGCCAACAGAGCCATGGGCCGTCAATTTTATATGTCATCCAGTAGCGAATGCACGTTTTGAAGAAGATTTACAATTAATTGAAAAATATGAGCCACCTATTGTCATTACATCGCTTGGCAACCCGAAGCGTGTGATTGATATCGTGCATCGTTATGGGGGAAAGGTCTATGCGGATGTGGCCAATGTCAAGCATGCTGAGAAATCGGCAGCCACGGGTGTAGATGGGTTAATTCTTGTGAGTGCAGGAGCTGGTGGACATGGTGGGCAACTGAATCCATTCGGCTTTGTCGCTGCAGTCAAAAAATTCTTTAATGGCACCATTATTTTGTCAGGCGCTATATCAAGTGGTGCAGATGTATTGGCAACGCAAATTATTGGAGCGGACTATGCTTATTTAGGCACTCGCTTTATTGCTTGTCATGAAGGAGATGCACCAGAGGCTTATAAAAACATGGTTATCGAAAGTACAACAGATGATGTTTTGTATACAGATGCCTTTAGTGGCGTGCCTGTCAATGTGCTAATTCCATCCTTAATAAAAGAAGGAATTGACCCGTCGACATTAACGCCAAAAGAGGCTATTGATTTAACACACCTTGTAAATGTGAAGGCTTGGCGTGATATTTGGTCGGCAGGACATGGTGTCACAACGATTGAAAAACGTGAGTCTGTGCGTGAAATTATTATGTCATTACATGAGGAATATGAAAGCGCAAAGCAACGATTGAATGTGGTACAGTCTTTGTAATCGCTGGAGGAGTGCCCTTTTAAGATATTAGGAAAAACAAAACGCACAATGCTGTTTAACCAACAATTGTGCGTTTTTGTATTGTCTTAGTTATGGAACTTTATTAATCGTGATTTAATGTTGCAGCGATTTCAGGTTGTTGTTCAACTCGACGTAGCATATTAAATGAGGCAATCGCAACTTCGACCTGTTCGTCCATCGGCTCTCTTGTTGTCAGTAGTTGTAACCATAGACCCGGATAGCCTAAATAGCGTAACAAAGGAATATTGCGGCATGCATTTGTTGCTTGTAGTACTTCAAATGATACCCCTAATACAACAGGAATTAATAAAATACGGTCTACAATTCGTAACCACAGCGGGTCTGTAGGTACGAAGAAATATAAAAACATACCAACGAACACAGTGAATAGCATAAAGCTACTACCGCATCGATAATGTAAACGAGATTGTGCTTGCACATTTTCCACAGTAATATCCATACCAGCTTCATAGCAATTAATGACCTTATGCTCGGCACCATGATATTGGAAAACGCGTTTAATAATTGGTGTTAAAGAAATAAAATATAGATAGGTAAGCAGTAGAAGAAGCTTAATGCCACTTTCGAGTAGCACTTGACCGACTTTCCCTTCTATCCATGGTGAGAATAAATCCGCAATAAACACTGGAATTAATGTAAATGCAAATTTACCGAATAGGAAAGAAAGAATCCCGACAACGGCTACGCCTAAAATCATTTGTAATTTTGAGCCGCTTTCTTCTACATTTTCGACTTCTTCGCCAGGTGTAACGTCATAACGGTCCCCTGAAAATTGCATATGACGTGAACCTAAACCTGCTGATTCAATAAGTGCAACAACCCCACGTACAAATGGAATTTTTTTAAGCTTTTGCAGGATTGGTTTTTGGACTTTTTTATAATGATAGTAATCAATGGAATCATCGTTACGGCGAATGGCAGTAATCGTATGTTCCTTCCCTCCGAACATCACACCCTCTAATTGTGCTTGTCCCCCGTATACAGGTGAATTGCTCAAGGCTAACACCACTCTCTTTATATATTTCAACTGTACCATTGTACTAAATTTAGCGAAAAACCTCTAGAGGTACGCATAGTAAATTTTCTTTATGGCTACACTTATCGTATAATTTTGCTTTTTTAGGAAGAGCGCTTATGTATTTCATTGCCATTGGCTAAAGACAGGACGTGTAAGCAATGTGCACGCTGCTTATTTATAGGAGGGGTAGCTTTGAAAGTAGGACTAATAACCGCTGCTGTTAATGCGATCGTGTTAGCATTATGTTTAAAAGGGCTTCATTTTTTTCATTTTATTCGTTGGAATCCAATAGGCTTCTATAAAAAATGGGAGTTGTTTGAAGATAGTTCTAAATTATTTCATTGGAGTTTTTTAACGTTAGCACTGTTTTTAGTCGGATTCTTTTTATATATGACGTTACGATATGTTCATATTATACCTGCAATCTTGACTTCATTTTTACTCGGACTTTTGGTAACAATCACATTGGAGTGGTTTGTTTTGGATTTACCGTTACAATCCTCATCTTTTAAAAAATTATCCATCCCTTTTATGGTCGTAGTGATTTGCCTTTTGCGCTTTTTACTTGAAACAGCTAATTTTCATTACAAAGAGCATACAGCACAAAAAGGAAATTAGTTGCTGTATGCAATTGGTATGATAAAATAAAAAACAAGTACATAGAAAGAGGCGAATACTGCGTGAAGTTATTATGTTTGAATGGACCAAACTTAAATCGACTGGGAAAGCGTGAGCCACATATTTATGGCCATGAAACACTAGACGATGTCAAAAATAATGTTCAAAATCTTGCGGCTTCTCTTGGTGCTACAGTCGAGTTTCGTCAATCGAATCACGAGGGTGTTCTTGTGGATTGGGTGCACGAGGCGGAAGATGAAAAGTATGATGGGATTATCTTTAATCCAGGTGCGTATACCCATACAAGTGTAGCATTACATGATGCAATTGCAGGAGTGACCGTACCGGTTATTGAAGTACATATTTCCAATATCCACAAACGTGAGGCATTTCGCCACCATTCTTATCTTGCCCCAGCCTGTCTAGGTCAAATTAGTGGACTTGGTACAAAAGGCTATGAACTAGCACTACGCACTTTTATTGAGAGGGAGAAATAATTATGTTGAAATTACAAAAGCTTCGTAAAATACTTCAAGAACAAAACATCGATGGCATTTTAATTACGAACGAGTATAACCGCCGCTATATGACAGGTTTTACTGGTACGGCTGGCGTAGCGATTGTGTCCCAAAATGATGCTGTGTTTATTACAGACTTCCGCTATACAGAGCAAGCAACTGCACAAATTAAGGATTACCGAATTGTGCAACATGAAGCAACACTCCTAGAAGAAATTGCAACACAAGTTAAAGCGATGGGTATTAAATTATTGGGCTTTGAGAAAGATTCTGTCAGCTATGGTACATATGAGTTGTATAAAAATGTAATTCAAGCTGATTTAGTGCCCGTTTCTGGATTAATTGAAAAAATTCGCTTGATTAAGACTGCACAAGAGATTAATATTATTAAGGTTGCGTGTGAAATTGCTGACCACGCATTTACACATATTTTAGACTACATCAAGCCAGGTAAAACAGAGCTTGACGTTTCGAATGAATTAGAATTTTTCATGCGACAACAAGGAGCAACACAGTCCTCTTTTGATACAATTGTAGCGTCTGGTCTTCGCTCGGCACTACCACATGGTGTTGCAACAAATAAAGTTATTGAAAAAGGCGACTTTGTCACACTTGATTTTGGTGCGCTATACAATGGCTATATTTCGGATATAACACGTACGGTGGCAGTTGGTGAGCCATCTGAAAAATTAGTAGAAATGTACAATACAGTCCTTGCGTCACAACTTTTAGCACTTGAAAAAGTTGGTCCTGGCTTAACAGGTATTCAAGCAGATGCCATTGCACGTGACTATTTAACAGAAAAAGGCTATGGTGAGGCATTTGGTCATTCATTAGGGCATGGGATTGGTCTTGAAGTACATGAAGGCCCTGGCCTATCGAAACGATCAAATACGGTTTTAGAGCCGGGAATGGCCGTGACGATTGAACCAGGTGTTTATGTACCGGGAGTCGGTGGAGTTCGTATCGAAGACGATATTTTGATCACTGAATCAGGTAATGAACTACTAACACATTCGACAAAAGAACTTATTATCTTATAAACAATGGAGGAACACAAATGATTTCAGTAAACGATTTCCGTACAGGTCTAACAATTATTGTTGATGGCCAATTATATCGCGTGTTAGATTTCCAACACGTTAAACCAGGTAAAGGTGCTGCATTCGTACGTTCTAAATTACGTAACCTTCGTAACGGTTCTGTGAATGAAAAAACATTCCGTGCTGGTGAAAAAGTAGAGAAAGCACAAATTGATAATCGTAAAATGCAATATTTATATGCTCAAGGTGATGAGCATGTATTTATGGATTTAGAGTCATATGAGCAAACTGAACTTGCTTCAGCTGCCATTGAATATGAATTGAAATTCCTAAAAGAAAATATGGAAGTACACATTCAATCTTACCAAGGTGAAATGCTAGGTGTAGAATTACCAAACACGGTTGAATTAGAAGTAACTGAAACAGAACCAGGTATTAAAGGTGATACTGCTTCAGGCGGTACAAAACCTGCTACACTTGAAACTGGTCTTATCGTGCAAGTTCCATTCTTCGTGAACCAAGGTGACAAGTTAGTGATTAACACTACTGAAGCATCTTACGTATCACGTGCATAAGTAATATTTTGTAAACCTACTCTTTCAAAAGGGTAGGTTTTTACTTTTTTTTAATACATATATCGAGTAAAGTACAAAAATATGTAAAAATAGAAGGAGGTCGGAAAGAGAAATAAGGTTTACAATAAAAGTAAGGAGTGAATGCAATGTTAAAAAAATTTGAAATGCACTATCCAATTATTCAAGCACCGATGGCGGGGGTTACTACACCAAAATTTGTTGCTGCCTGTGCGGAAGTTGGGATACTAGGCTCAATTGGAGCGGGCTATTTAGATGGTGAGCAGACAAGGAATTTTATTCAGGAAGTAAAAAAGCTTACGCAAAAGCCATTTGCCGTAAATTTATTTGTGCAAGAAGAGCCACGCATTGATATAGATGTTCTCCAAAAAGCACGTATGGCGCTACAGCCTTACTATGATGAGCTCGGATTATCACCAGTGCAAAGTGTGATGTCAAACGAAGTTTTTGAGGGGCAATTGCAAGCAGTTCTGGATGAGCAAGTAGCTGTGTGCTCGTTTACATTTGGTATACCATCTCCAGAAGTTATTCAACGTTTAAAGGATAAAAATATTTATGTGATCGGGACAGCTACTACGCTAGAAGAAGCCATTCAAGTTGAGCAGTCAGGTATGGATGCGGTTGTTTTACAAGGTGGTGAGGCAGGAGGGCATCGTGGCTCATTTACGAACCCCATGCAATTAATTGCCCGTGAAGATTTACTGCAACATGTAGTAGGCAACATAACAATCCCAATTATTGTTGCAGGGGGCATTGTTTCTCATGAAGATGTGCAGCGCGCACTAGCGGGTGGTGCACAGGCGGTACAAATAGGTACTGCATTATTAGTAGCTGATGAATGTGAAATATCACCATTGTATAAAAAGGCTATCTTGCAGTCGAAGCCACAACAGACGACGATTACGTATGCTTTTACTGGTAAAGCAGCGCGTGGCTTAACCAATCATTTTACAGAACATATGAAGGATGCTATTGTAGCACCGTATCCATTGCAACATCATTTAACCTCCACTATTCGTAAGGAAAGTGCAGCACAAGGCAATCCACAATATTTATCGATGTGGATGGGGGAAAACAGTCACTTAGTGCAACCCGGTACAGTGAAAAGTATTATTGAAAAATTAGTATAGGTGCCAGTCACTCAAACAATTCTAAATTGTTTGAGTGACTGGCACTGTTCTTTTTTTTTGGAGTGCGACATATATTGCTGTACACGAGGGGGCGTATGAATGGAATTACAAGACGTATTAAGAGTCGCTGGAGTGGGACTAGTAGTAGCGCTTCTTCATGTTTTCTTTGATCAAACAGGGAAGAAAGAATTTTCATTTTTCTTATTTTTTATTGCCTACTTATATATGACAGCAGAATTGCTCCGATTTTTACGTCTATTTTTCACTGAAATTTTAACATTCTTCCAGTGGTTAACCTCATCTGGGTAAGTAAATGGAAATTGTCATTGTTGCTGTTGTCATGCTGCTTTTATTGTTGCTTATAAAAGAAGTCATACAGCCACTCCACGCGCTAATTAGTGTAATGTTTTCTTTTTTGCTGTTCAGTTTTTTGTTTACGACACTCCTATTGCCTTTCGTCAAACAAATTCTCGATATGCTTTCATTTTTGCCTTATGCAAAAGCCATTGTAATGAGTGCTAGTCTTTTTTATGTAGGGCAATGGGTGTCGATGTTATTAGTGGAGCATAGCTATAAAGTTTTAGGTAGTATCGTTTTCGATGCAGTTAAAATTGTTATTTTACTGTATTGGTTTAAAGAATTTGTGGTTGTTTTACAGGGGGTGTCATCTATTTTACAAAGGTTAAACTAAGGGGCGAAGCCAGTGCAGGAGCAACTACTTTCGTTTTTCATCGATCCATTTTTTCTCTTGCTCAAGATGACGCTCATATTGTGTGGCTATGTCATCATTACGTTAATTGTCAACATGCTTTTACCAGAATTTGAAAAAGGGACAAGAATCCTTTTTTTTCTTATTGTGTTAGCCACGATTGGACCAGTAGTCGTTAACTCATTTCAACTTATTGATGAAATTGCACAAGGACTTTCTCATATATTCACAGCCTTTTATCCAATTCTTACTTCTAGTTTTTTGCTATCCAGTAGTATTACTGCAATTGCTTCTTGGCAGCCTTTTTTGCTTTTTTTTGTACAAGTCTTAACGATCATTAGTAGTAAATGGCTTATCCCAGGTGTACTCTTTGCCATTGTCTTTGATGTATGCAGTGTCATTGTCAAAGAAATATCTTTTACGAGAATTGCAGAATTAATTCGTTTTACTATTATGAGTATTGTTTCTGCGTCTGTTATTTGCTACATCATTTTAATGTCGGCAAGTGGTGTTGCTGCATTTAGTGTCAATAAGGCTGTTGCAGAGCCAGTGAAAAAGTTAATAGAAGAAAATATTCCAGTAGTCGGTTCTTTTATCGTAGATAGTTTTTCAATGTTTCAGCATATGACCCAATTTTCTACTTCAATTAGTAGTATAAGTGCTTTTATTGCCGTGATAACTGTATCGTTTATTCCGACAGTCCAGCTTGTGGTTAGTGCGTATTCATTAAAACTATTAGCCGCTATTTTAGAACCGATTGCTTTTGATGATATATGTAAATTACTTGATCATGTTAGTAAATCTCTCTTTACATTATGTGCAGTATCATTTCTAATTGCTTTTTCATTTATGTTTTCTTGTTTTTTCCTTATTGTTTTCGTGCAAGTGCTGGCAGGGGGGAGATAGATTGATTCTTTTATTGGCATTGCTCTTTATTTGTCAATTTTTCGTATTTCTGACGGATGATAAACAAATAATTTCACTAACAAAACTTGTCATTACGTTAGTATTTTTGCAATTGCTATTAAAGATTCCATTTATCAATTCATAGGAGGAAACAAGCGTACATACACTTGAAAAAGAGAAGATGAAAGGAGGCAATGTACAAGTGATGTGGAAAAGGCACGAAAAAAAACAACGTCATTTATCGTCTTAATGTTGATTGCTGCCTCCGTGGGAATTTTCATCGTGTTTCCTATGTATCAAACGAATTCATCAAATGAGCGAGTAACACCGAATACGAATGAAGAAAAACTTGAGCAAACGCTTAAGGCAATGCATGGTGTTGGGGAGGTTAAAGTATATTTTTATTATGGAGAGATGACAGATGCCAAGGATGAAAATAAACTATTTAGCCAGTATTTTCGAGGGACTGACCAAGGTACGAAAGATGTAACAGGAATGCTAATTGTTTCAGAAGGAGCATCAGATATATTTGTAAAAAATGAAATTCGTGCGGTCGTTAGTCAAGTGATGCAATTACCTATTCATCGAATTATTATTGTTCCAATGGAAAATAAGGAGGAAAAGTAAATGCGCGTACGTAGAAGAACAGTTTGGTTTATGACATTATTAAGTCTTGTAGCAGTTATTTCAGTTTATTATTTGGTGGATCCTGCAAAACAGTTTAATGGCTTAACGATTTTTACAGATGATACATTACAACAAACAGCAATTACAGGTGTTACAGATCAGGAAGCTACTAATAAGCAAGATGCAACCCAAGAAGTATTGTCTCCAAGTCATTTATTTGAAGAAATGCGTATGCAAGTAAATGATGAAAGAAGCCAATTACGTGAACAATTAACGCAAAAAATTGCGTCTGAAGAATATACAGCTGAAGAAAAAAATGAGGCTTTCAATGAAATCGATGGCTTGATTAAACAGGAATCGGCTGAAGCAATGCTTGAAATGTTGATTAAGTCTTTAGGCTATAATGATGCGTTTGTTAGAGCGGAAGGTGAAAAAGTTTCCGTAACGGTTATGGCAGAAGAATTATCAAAATCACAAGCAAATGAAATTATTTATTTAGTAAAAACAGAGTGGGAAGGCGCAAATGACGTTCAAGTTAAATTCAGTGCAAATAACTATTAAATAATAAAGAAAAAAAGGAATATTCTGTTTATTAATTAATCATTGTTATATATCAGCATAATGAAAAGGCTTTCGTTTAGTAAAAGAAAGCCTTTTATTTTGTTTATATTTACTTAATTTTCATTTTAGTGTTTCAAATTGTTTGAAAAAAATATAGAATAGTGATTGTAGTAGATTTTATTTCATAAGGAGAGTTAGAAATGTTCAAAATTCAAGAAATTCGTGAAATTATCAAATTAGTAGATTCTTCTTCAATCGACGAGTTCGTTTATGAAGTAGATGGCGCAAAGGTTAAATTAAAAAAGAATGGTGTTGTCGTAACTGAAACAGTAGCACCTAAAAAACAAGAAACAGCCCCTGTTGTACAACAAACTGCACCAGTAGCACCAGCAGCTCCAGCGAAAGCTGAAGAAGCACCAGCAGCTCCAGTAGCAGCACCTGCAAGCAACGACCCATCGTTACATAAAATTGTATCACCAATGGTTGGTACGTTCTATGCAGCTCCAAACCCAGATTCACCAGCATACGTAAAAGTTGGCGACAAAGTAGGCGATGAAACAATCGTTTGTATCGTAGAAGCGATGAAGCTTTTCAACGAAATCGAAGCTGAAGTTAAAGGTGAAATCGTTGAAGTACTTGCCAAAGATGGCGATTTAGTAGAATACGGTCAACCATTATTCCTTGTAAAAGCTGAGTAAGGAGTGCAAACCATGAAAAAAGTTTTAATCGCAAACCGCGGCGAAATCGCTGTTCGTATTATTCGTGCCTGTAAAGAATTAGGCATCAAATCGGTTGCTGTATATTCTGAAGCTGACGCAGATGCATTACATGTGAAGTTAGCAGACGAAGCATATTGCATCGGTCCAAAGCTATCTAAAGATTCTTATCTAAGCTTCCCAGCATTGTTAAGCGTTGCAGAAAAAACAGGAGCAGACGGTATCCACCCAGGTTACGGTTTCGTTTCTGAAAATGCTGATTTCGCTGAAGCATGTGAAAATGCGGGCATTAAATTCATTGGTCCTTCATCTGATTCCATCAAAATTATGGGGATTAAAGACGTTGCTCGTACAACAATGGAAGCAGCGGGCGTTCCACTTGTACCAGGTACTGGTATTGTTCCAGATATCGAAACAGGTAAAGAATGGGCTGCGAAAATTGGTTACCCAGTTATCATTAAAGCAACTGCTGGTGGTGGCGGTAAAGGTATCCGTGTAGCACGTACAGAAGAAGACCTTGTAA
This genomic interval from Lysinibacillus sphaericus contains the following:
- a CDS encoding ABC transporter permease, which gives rise to MKAIVFATRNHKEIIRDPLTLLFGIGLPIVLMGLFSVMQKNIPFGLYEINNLTPGVIVFSFSFLTLFSGMLLGRDKSTSFLMRIFASPMVAVDYIVGYVLPLLPIAILQIVFCLLTAGFLGLTLDFYTLLLVVVLLIISLLYIGIGLLLGTLFTDKQVGGLFAIFVNIATWLSGTWFELDMIGGTVQKIANFLPFAYAVDAARDVLNGHYEDAILPLSVVIVYTFFTFIIVNLAFKQKMRAHF
- a CDS encoding NAD(P)H-dependent flavin oxidoreductase, translating into MSCLPIIVAPMFLISNPAMVIEASRAGAIGSFPLLNARPVSTCADWLQEIKEALPTEPWAVNFICHPVANARFEEDLQLIEKYEPPIVITSLGNPKRVIDIVHRYGGKVYADVANVKHAEKSAATGVDGLILVSAGAGGHGGQLNPFGFVAAVKKFFNGTIILSGAISSGADVLATQIIGADYAYLGTRFIACHEGDAPEAYKNMVIESTTDDVLYTDAFSGVPVNVLIPSLIKEGIDPSTLTPKEAIDLTHLVNVKAWRDIWSAGHGVTTIEKRESVREIIMSLHEEYESAKQRLNVVQSL
- a CDS encoding DUF1385 domain-containing protein, translated to MVQLKYIKRVVLALSNSPVYGGQAQLEGVMFGGKEHTITAIRRNDDSIDYYHYKKVQKPILQKLKKIPFVRGVVALIESAGLGSRHMQFSGDRYDVTPGEEVENVEESGSKLQMILGVAVVGILSFLFGKFAFTLIPVFIADLFSPWIEGKVGQVLLESGIKLLLLLTYLYFISLTPIIKRVFQYHGAEHKVINCYEAGMDITVENVQAQSRLHYRCGSSFMLFTVFVGMFLYFFVPTDPLWLRIVDRILLIPVVLGVSFEVLQATNACRNIPLLRYLGYPGLWLQLLTTREPMDEQVEVAIASFNMLRRVEQQPEIAATLNHD
- the aroQ gene encoding type II 3-dehydroquinate dehydratase; the encoded protein is MKLLCLNGPNLNRLGKREPHIYGHETLDDVKNNVQNLAASLGATVEFRQSNHEGVLVDWVHEAEDEKYDGIIFNPGAYTHTSVALHDAIAGVTVPVIEVHISNIHKREAFRHHSYLAPACLGQISGLGTKGYELALRTFIEREK
- a CDS encoding M24 family metallopeptidase gives rise to the protein MLKLQKLRKILQEQNIDGILITNEYNRRYMTGFTGTAGVAIVSQNDAVFITDFRYTEQATAQIKDYRIVQHEATLLEEIATQVKAMGIKLLGFEKDSVSYGTYELYKNVIQADLVPVSGLIEKIRLIKTAQEINIIKVACEIADHAFTHILDYIKPGKTELDVSNELEFFMRQQGATQSSFDTIVASGLRSALPHGVATNKVIEKGDFVTLDFGALYNGYISDITRTVAVGEPSEKLVEMYNTVLASQLLALEKVGPGLTGIQADAIARDYLTEKGYGEAFGHSLGHGIGLEVHEGPGLSKRSNTVLEPGMAVTIEPGVYVPGVGGVRIEDDILITESGNELLTHSTKELIIL
- the efp gene encoding elongation factor P; translation: MISVNDFRTGLTIIVDGQLYRVLDFQHVKPGKGAAFVRSKLRNLRNGSVNEKTFRAGEKVEKAQIDNRKMQYLYAQGDEHVFMDLESYEQTELASAAIEYELKFLKENMEVHIQSYQGEMLGVELPNTVELEVTETEPGIKGDTASGGTKPATLETGLIVQVPFFVNQGDKLVINTTEASYVSRA
- a CDS encoding NAD(P)H-dependent flavin oxidoreductase; this encodes MLKKFEMHYPIIQAPMAGVTTPKFVAACAEVGILGSIGAGYLDGEQTRNFIQEVKKLTQKPFAVNLFVQEEPRIDIDVLQKARMALQPYYDELGLSPVQSVMSNEVFEGQLQAVLDEQVAVCSFTFGIPSPEVIQRLKDKNIYVIGTATTLEEAIQVEQSGMDAVVLQGGEAGGHRGSFTNPMQLIAREDLLQHVVGNITIPIIVAGGIVSHEDVQRALAGGAQAVQIGTALLVADECEISPLYKKAILQSKPQQTTITYAFTGKAARGLTNHFTEHMKDAIVAPYPLQHHLTSTIRKESAAQGNPQYLSMWMGENSHLVQPGTVKSIIEKLV
- a CDS encoding stage III sporulation protein AE, whose amino-acid sequence is MQEQLLSFFIDPFFLLLKMTLILCGYVIITLIVNMLLPEFEKGTRILFFLIVLATIGPVVVNSFQLIDEIAQGLSHIFTAFYPILTSSFLLSSSITAIASWQPFLLFFVQVLTIISSKWLIPGVLFAIVFDVCSVIVKEISFTRIAELIRFTIMSIVSASVICYIILMSASGVAAFSVNKAVAEPVKKLIEENIPVVGSFIVDSFSMFQHMTQFSTSISSISAFIAVITVSFIPTVQLVVSAYSLKLLAAILEPIAFDDICKLLDHVSKSLFTLCAVSFLIAFSFMFSCFFLIVFVQVLAGGR
- a CDS encoding SpoIIIAH-like family protein, giving the protein MRVRRRTVWFMTLLSLVAVISVYYLVDPAKQFNGLTIFTDDTLQQTAITGVTDQEATNKQDATQEVLSPSHLFEEMRMQVNDERSQLREQLTQKIASEEYTAEEKNEAFNEIDGLIKQESAEAMLEMLIKSLGYNDAFVRAEGEKVSVTVMAEELSKSQANEIIYLVKTEWEGANDVQVKFSANNY
- the accB gene encoding acetyl-CoA carboxylase biotin carboxyl carrier protein; translated protein: MFKIQEIREIIKLVDSSSIDEFVYEVDGAKVKLKKNGVVVTETVAPKKQETAPVVQQTAPVAPAAPAKAEEAPAAPVAAPASNDPSLHKIVSPMVGTFYAAPNPDSPAYVKVGDKVGDETIVCIVEAMKLFNEIEAEVKGEIVEVLAKDGDLVEYGQPLFLVKAE